From the Lathyrus oleraceus cultivar Zhongwan6 chromosome 4, CAAS_Psat_ZW6_1.0, whole genome shotgun sequence genome, one window contains:
- the LOC127138111 gene encoding uncharacterized protein LOC127138111 has translation MKDILTKKRRYTNQETINLDVSCSAIIQRTFPWKEIDYGRVILSLTIGNVYSGKTLIDLGSSINLIPLSGVQRLGNIEMKSTKMTLQLVDKSITRPHGVAEDVLVKVDKFLFPINFVVIDMEEDDDAPLILGRPFMKIARMMIDINDVLMEVRVQDEKVCFNLFEAMKHSQDK, from the coding sequence ATGAAGGACattctcacaaagaaaaggaGGTATACAAATCAAGAAACCATCAATCTCGATGTTAGTTGTAGCGCCATCATTCAAAGAACTTTCCCATGGAAAGAAATCGATTATGGGAGGGTTATATTATCTCTCACCATAGGAAATGTATACAGTGGAAAAACATTGATTGACTTGGGTTCTAGCATAAACTTGATTCCGTTGTCCGGGGTTCAAAGGTTAGGTAACATTGAAATGAAATCAACAAAGATGACATTACAATTGGTCGACAAGTCTATCACTCGTCCGCATGGAGTAGCTGAAGATGTTTTAGTTAAGGTGGACAAGTTCTTGTTTCCTATTAATTTCGTTGTTATAgacatggaagaagatgatgatgcaCCTTTGATTCTAGGCCGACCTTTCATGAAAAtcgcaagaatgatgattgatattAATGATGTTTTAATGGAGGTTAGAGTTCAAGATGAAAAAGTGTGTTTCAACCTTTTTGAAGCCATGAAACACTCACAAGATAAATGA